In Xenopus tropicalis strain Nigerian chromosome 5, UCB_Xtro_10.0, whole genome shotgun sequence, one genomic interval encodes:
- the chst2 gene encoding carbohydrate sulfotransferase 2 → MKVFRRKALILCLGYILLLVLTMLNLMDKWHKEPQQCNEQVRYTPYQTRSDIRYLYRTTPPKKRQLVYVFTTWRSGSSFFGELFNQNPEVFFLYEPVWHVWQKLYPGDAMSLQGAARDLLSALYRCDLSALQLYNTAGAKNISTLGIFGSSTNKVICSAPLCSAYRKDMVGLVDDKVCKKCPPQSLSLLEEECHKYNTIVIKGVRIFDINVLAPLMEDPSLNLKVIHLVRDPRAVANSRIKSRHGLIRESLQVVRSRDPRIRRVPFIDPGHKLNKKDGSDYHAIGAMEVICSSMGKTLRTALNPPSWLKDNYMVVRYEDLVVDPVKTLRQVYGFVNLSVSPDIERFCLNMTSGPGYSSKPFVVSARNATQAVSAWRTLLTYLQVRQVEEFCQIPMDILGYDIVKNQEEVKDLSKTLLRKPLL, encoded by the coding sequence ATGAAAGTGTTCCGCAGGAAGGCGCTGATCCTGTGCCTCGGCTACATCCTGCTGCTGGTACTGACTATGCTCAACCTCATGGACAAATGGCACAAGGAGCCCCAGCAGTGCAACGAGCAAGTGCGCTACACCCCCTACCAAACCCGCTCCGATATCCGCTATCTCTACCGGACCACCCCGCCCAAGAAAAGGCAACTGGTCTATGTGTTTACAACGTGGAGGTCGGGCTCGTCCTTCTTTGGGGAGCTCTTCAACCAGAACCCCGAAGTGTTTTTCCTGTACGAGCCCGTGTGGCACGTCTGGCAGAAGCTGTACCCGGGAGATGCCATGTCTCTGCAGGGGGCGGCAAGGGACCTGCTCAGCGCCCTCTACCGGTGCGACCTGTCCGCCCTGCAGCTCTACAACACGGCGGGGGCAAAGAACATCAGCACCCTGGGCATCTTCGGCTCCTCCACCAACAAGGTCATCTGCTCGGCGCCTCTCTGCTCCGCTTACAGGAAGGACATGGTGGGGCTGGTGGATGACAAAGTGTGCAAGAAGTGCCCTCCCCAGAGCCTCAGCCTGCTAGAGGAAGAGTGCCACAAGTACAACACCATCGTCATTAAAGGGGTGAGGATATTTGACATTAACGTATTGGCCCCCCTCATGGAAGACCCCTCCTTGAACTTGAAGGTCATTCATTTAGTTAGGGACCCCCGTGCAGTGGCCAACTCCCGTATTAAGTCCAGACACGGCTTGATAAGGGAGAGCCTGCAGGTGGTGCGCAGCAGGGACCCCAGAATCCGCAGGGTCCCCTTCATAGACCCTGGGCACAAACTTAACAAAAAGGACGGCTCAGACTATCATGCCATAGGGGCTATGGAGGTGATCTGCAGCAGCATGGGGAAGACCCTCAGGACTGCTTTAAACCCACCAAGCTGGCTCAAGGATAACTACATGGTGGTTAGGTATGAGGATCTGGTGGTGGATCCAGTTAAGACTTTAAGGCAAGTGTATGGCTTTGTAAACCTTTCCGTAAGTCCAGATATAGAGAGGTTCTGTCTGAACATGACCAGTGGTCCGGGCTACTCATCCAAACCTTTTGTGGTGTCTGCTCGCAATGCCACCCAGGCTGTAAGTGCATGGAGGACACTGCTCACCTATCTACAGGTCAGGCAGGTGGAAGAGTTTTGTCAGATCCCCATGGATATTTTAGGCTATGATATAGTGAAAAACCAAGAAGAGGTGAAAGATCTCAGCAAGACATTGCTTAGGAAGCCCCTGCTATAA